DNA from Archaeoglobus veneficus SNP6:
CCTTGCAAGCTCAATCCAGTGCTTTGCCTTCATGTTCTCGCTGAGGATGTTGTAGAGCAGCATCGCATCGACGTTGCAGATTTCGGCAATTTCGGGAACGTCGCTAACGATCTCTTCAGCAGAGAACTGGCTTGTAACAGCCCCGGTTCTGTAATCGACCTTGCTCGCTATTGTACCGCCTGTGGAGATGATCTTGACATTGGGCAACTCTTCTTTTTTCGCGAGTTCAGCAATCTCTTCCTTCGGTCTGCCCTCCTCAATTACTTCAATAAGCTCGTATTCTGAAAATCCCAAATTGTAACCGTTATCGAGCTTGAGAACGAAGGAGCCTGTTGATGAGGGCATCGCTATTCCCTCAAAAATCCTTCCCTTTGCCTTTATCCTGACCCTTTTACCCTCAACACCTTCGACCATTTTACCACCTTTCACTCACTCTTTACCTTTCCACTCTTTTCTACCGTCCCGCCCAGTATCATCTCAACCTCTCTGTAAAGCTCTTCGAGGGCTCGAGATATTCTCTCGGCAAGCCCCGCAACCATGTCTGCATCCTTCTCGAGGGCTGAAAGCCTGTCTTCGAGCATCTGCCTGATCTCCTCCTTCGATGTCCCGCCGATGTTCTTTCTTGCTTCAACAACTTCTTTTACGTCCATGCATCGCTTAAAGTTCTCTTCGTCCATTGGTTCGAGCCCCTCTTCTTCCATAATCTTTTTGAGGTTTTCGTAGCTCGGATTGAGGCTGAGCCTTCCAACAATGCGATGGGCCTTCCTGAACGGCACGCCGAGTTTAACAAGCTCATCGGCAATGTGCGTTGCAACGCTGAAGCCTCTGCCAGCCTTCTCCTCCATGACATCCGTTCTGAACTTTACCTTTTCAAGCATTCCTGCCATAACGTCGCAGGAGAGATTCACACATTGCAGCGAATCGTAAAGCAGCGGGTTCATCTCCTGAAAATCGCGGTTATAGGATAGGGGCATCGCCTTGTAGATTGCCATAGCGGCCATCAGATTTCCCGTAAGCTTGCCAGCCTTAGCCCTCACGATTTCCGCGACATCGGGGTTCTTCTTCTGGGGCATTATGCTTGAAGACGAAGCGTATTCGTCTGGCAGTTCAACAAATCCGAATTCAGAGGCCCAGAGGATTATCTCTTCAGCTATCCTGCTCAGCGTAAGCATAACCGATGTGGAGACGAAGATCGATTCGATGAGGAAATCTCTCGATGCTGTTGCATCTTCAGAGTTTTCGACGATTCCATCGAAGCCCAGAAGTTTTGCCGTGTAGTGTCTGTCAAGCTGGAAAGGGGTTGAGGCAAAGGCTGCTGAACCAAGAGGACAGAGGTTGATGCGTTTAAAAGCATCCATGCACCGCTGAAAGTCCCTTGTAATCATGTCGTGGTACGCAATTAAGTGATGGCTGAGTTTTGTGGGCTGTGCGTACTGCAGATGCGTAAAACCAGGCATCACAGCATCGATGTACTCTTCGGCTCTATTGAGCAGGACTTCTCTGAGGTTGAGAAGGGAGTAGGCAAGGTGGAGAAGGGAGTCTCTTGCGAAGAGACGTAAGCAAGTGGCAATTTCATCGTTTCTCGACCTTGCAGTGTGCATCTTCATTCCTGCACTTCCTGCTTTCTCTATGATTCTCGCTTCTATCGCTTCGTGGACGTCTTCTCCGCCTTCGGGCATACCTTCATCTCTCACTTCTAAAATTGCCTTCAGGATGGGAATCGCATCTTCGCTGCTTATGTGGCCTGCTTTGAGAAGAGTCAGGACATGTGCGAGATCAACGAGGATATCGTAGAAAAAGATATTCCTGTCGTGCTCAAGCGACGAGGTGAGCGTTAGCGCCAGTCTGTCCATCTCTCCTTTAAGCCTGCTTCTTACCACACTCATGACCTTTCCTCCAGACAGTCATGCCATCGTACCTTATCTCCACAACGCGGTGAACTGGTATTGCTGCATCTTGCAGGTAGATAAACTTGTATCCTATTTCTTCGATTTCACTTCCGGATA
Protein-coding regions in this window:
- the argH gene encoding argininosuccinate lyase; this encodes MSVVRSRLKGEMDRLALTLTSSLEHDRNIFFYDILVDLAHVLTLLKAGHISSEDAIPILKAILEVRDEGMPEGGEDVHEAIEARIIEKAGSAGMKMHTARSRNDEIATCLRLFARDSLLHLAYSLLNLREVLLNRAEEYIDAVMPGFTHLQYAQPTKLSHHLIAYHDMITRDFQRCMDAFKRINLCPLGSAAFASTPFQLDRHYTAKLLGFDGIVENSEDATASRDFLIESIFVSTSVMLTLSRIAEEIILWASEFGFVELPDEYASSSSIMPQKKNPDVAEIVRAKAGKLTGNLMAAMAIYKAMPLSYNRDFQEMNPLLYDSLQCVNLSCDVMAGMLEKVKFRTDVMEEKAGRGFSVATHIADELVKLGVPFRKAHRIVGRLSLNPSYENLKKIMEEEGLEPMDEENFKRCMDVKEVVEARKNIGGTSKEEIRQMLEDRLSALEKDADMVAGLAERISRALEELYREVEMILGGTVEKSGKVKSE
- a CDS encoding DUF504 domain-containing protein, coding for MKKFEIKEKDVRSILNRFRWDPAFDFNLVEVFYIDRPKGISSLSGSEIEEIGYKFIYLQDAAIPVHRVVEIRYDGMTVWRKGHECGKKQA